Proteins from one Microbacterium hatanonis genomic window:
- a CDS encoding FGGY-family carbohydrate kinase, which yields MSAGSRVPVACGVDVGSTNSKVIAIDESGAVVARASRPTPRDAVDLSVKVDRLFDAVEEMVIEVCGEIFEVHAICVAGVGEDGVLVDDGLGVLTPALTWFDPRRQDLFRALRPQLVDDETFDSETDPVRTVVGWAWARTHETAGRARSWLALTDLAACRWAARPFFSDTLASRTAAWRSSDRVWAVDRVAATLGSPELLPPVVATGEIVGPLDSPTLRAAGVIAGDAITVAGGHDHPIAGWGVQQIVPGAILDSMGTAEVVVAQAPGMPVVRGEHVDVAPGIRSDGRTLLRVEELARNVQWASQDADVAAEVRALLEGAAEPLPLWDSGYFVPGERGGGAPSYSPDAPRDPRARASAVLGALAVAGRDAVDAVSAGMPDRGEVRLAGGWVRSPGWIEIKSAVHGLRAAPILEPEVTAVGAALLAATARGWRPDAVVSLGGFTASMLG from the coding sequence GTGTCCGCTGGTTCGCGCGTGCCCGTCGCCTGCGGCGTCGATGTCGGGAGCACCAATTCCAAGGTCATCGCCATCGACGAGTCGGGAGCCGTCGTCGCTCGTGCCAGTCGTCCGACGCCGCGTGACGCGGTCGATCTGTCGGTGAAGGTCGACCGTCTCTTCGACGCCGTCGAGGAGATGGTGATCGAGGTCTGCGGCGAGATCTTCGAGGTGCACGCGATCTGCGTCGCCGGAGTCGGCGAGGACGGCGTGCTCGTCGACGACGGGCTCGGCGTGCTCACCCCGGCGCTGACGTGGTTCGATCCGCGTCGCCAAGACCTCTTCCGCGCGCTTCGACCGCAGCTGGTCGACGACGAGACGTTCGACTCGGAGACCGACCCCGTGCGGACGGTCGTCGGGTGGGCGTGGGCGCGGACGCACGAGACCGCCGGTCGGGCGCGGTCGTGGCTCGCGCTGACCGACCTCGCCGCGTGCCGGTGGGCCGCGCGGCCGTTCTTCAGCGACACCCTCGCGTCGCGCACGGCGGCGTGGCGATCGAGCGACCGGGTGTGGGCGGTCGACCGCGTCGCCGCCACCCTCGGCTCGCCCGAGCTGCTGCCCCCGGTCGTCGCGACCGGTGAGATCGTCGGCCCCCTCGATTCGCCGACCCTCCGCGCGGCGGGTGTGATCGCGGGCGACGCCATCACGGTCGCGGGCGGACACGATCATCCGATCGCGGGGTGGGGCGTGCAGCAGATCGTGCCCGGCGCGATCCTCGATTCGATGGGCACCGCCGAGGTCGTGGTCGCGCAGGCTCCGGGGATGCCGGTCGTGCGCGGTGAGCACGTCGATGTCGCCCCCGGCATCCGCTCCGACGGGCGGACGCTCCTGCGCGTGGAGGAACTCGCTCGCAACGTGCAGTGGGCGTCCCAGGATGCGGATGTCGCCGCGGAGGTCCGCGCGCTCCTGGAGGGAGCGGCCGAACCGCTGCCGCTGTGGGACTCGGGTTACTTCGTGCCGGGGGAGAGGGGCGGTGGTGCGCCCTCGTACTCGCCCGACGCTCCCCGTGATCCGCGCGCCCGCGCGTCGGCGGTGCTCGGTGCGCTGGCAGTGGCGGGACGCGACGCCGTCGACGCGGTGTCGGCGGGGATGCCCGATCGAGGCGAGGTGCGCCTGGCGGGTGGATGGGTGCGTTCGCCCGGATGGATCGAGATCAAGTCGGCGGTGCACGGCCTGCGGGCGGCGCCCATCCTGGAGCCGGAGGTGACGGCGGTCGGGGCGGCGCTGCTCGCGGCGACGGCTCGCGGATGGCGGCCAGACGCGGTCGTCTCGCTCGGCGGGTTCACCGCGTCGATGCTCGGGTGA
- a CDS encoding GntR family transcriptional regulator, with the protein MSQIIERTSPVPYYEQLFEILRARIVAGEVPADERLPSELELCREYGLSRATVRQTLSKLESDGFARRVPRRGVFATSPEAPSGWTVQEGFLESQIRHGRTGIETEVTDAGFVRPPDHVAEALRVGSDDQVFAIERVRSLNGRVAMFSTNWFPDAVGRTMATADAVLDGTGSVNERLREAGFVTSGARRLIHATLPPAAVAQHLRIETDQPVLRVRSLSWDHSDTRFDYYETWVLTDVIPLEVSVAAS; encoded by the coding sequence GTGTCCCAGATCATCGAGCGCACCTCTCCGGTGCCGTACTACGAACAGCTCTTCGAGATCCTGCGCGCCCGCATCGTCGCGGGAGAGGTGCCCGCCGACGAGCGACTCCCCAGCGAGCTGGAGCTCTGCCGCGAATACGGCCTGTCCCGCGCGACGGTGCGCCAGACGCTGTCGAAGCTCGAGTCCGACGGCTTCGCGCGTCGCGTGCCCCGACGCGGCGTGTTCGCCACGTCCCCCGAGGCCCCCTCGGGGTGGACCGTGCAGGAGGGGTTCCTCGAGTCCCAGATCCGGCACGGTCGCACCGGCATCGAGACCGAGGTCACCGACGCCGGCTTCGTCCGCCCGCCCGATCACGTCGCCGAGGCGCTGCGCGTCGGGTCGGACGACCAGGTGTTCGCGATCGAACGCGTCCGCTCGCTCAACGGTCGTGTGGCCATGTTCAGCACGAACTGGTTCCCGGATGCCGTGGGCCGCACCATGGCGACCGCCGACGCCGTGCTCGACGGCACCGGGTCGGTCAACGAGAGACTCCGCGAAGCCGGGTTCGTCACGAGCGGCGCACGTCGCCTCATCCACGCCACTCTGCCCCCCGCGGCCGTGGCGCAGCATCTGCGCATCGAGACGGATCAGCCCGTCCTCCGCGTGCGGTCGCTCTCGTGGGACCACAGCGACACGCGCTTCGACTACTACGAGACCTGGGTGCTCACCGACGTCATCCCGCTCGAGGTCAGCGTCGCGGCGAGCTGA
- a CDS encoding sugar ABC transporter substrate-binding protein, with the protein MRTSMITGVALLGAGALLLAGCSGDTAGAGTDSGDPASTPLSYSQPHTDPFQNAENVGSMERFAELGYATIPATNADRDAAQQITDIQTLINKGAKGLVISVGDADAIVPAIEYANDAGVPIVAIDEAPASGNIAMIVRADNVNMGALACEEMGSRVAAGSAVITLDGDPVTSNGRDRTNGFNDCMKENYPDVQLVNVATEWDPAKAATGIETALNQYSNVAGIYNQSDATFFPTILDTLESIGKLIPVGEPGHIVQVSVDASPMAMTAIRDGWLDAAIAQPMTDYIDYGADYLTRAIEGETFAPGETDHGSVIEERNGNLVDLLPTPVVTKENVDDPDLWGNKQFALDAFGAA; encoded by the coding sequence ATGCGAACTTCAATGATCACCGGTGTCGCACTCCTCGGAGCCGGCGCCCTCCTGCTCGCCGGGTGCTCCGGCGACACCGCCGGCGCCGGCACCGACAGCGGCGACCCGGCCTCGACGCCGCTGAGCTACTCGCAGCCCCACACCGACCCGTTCCAGAACGCCGAGAACGTCGGTTCGATGGAGCGCTTCGCCGAGCTCGGCTACGCCACGATCCCCGCGACGAACGCCGACCGCGATGCGGCGCAGCAGATCACCGACATCCAGACGCTCATCAACAAGGGTGCGAAGGGCCTCGTCATCTCGGTCGGCGACGCCGACGCGATCGTGCCCGCGATCGAGTACGCGAACGACGCCGGTGTGCCGATCGTCGCGATCGACGAGGCTCCGGCCTCGGGCAACATCGCCATGATCGTCCGCGCCGACAACGTCAACATGGGCGCCCTCGCCTGCGAGGAGATGGGCTCGCGCGTCGCCGCAGGCTCGGCCGTGATCACCCTCGACGGCGACCCGGTCACGTCCAACGGTCGCGACCGCACGAACGGGTTCAACGACTGCATGAAGGAGAACTACCCCGACGTGCAGCTCGTGAACGTCGCCACCGAGTGGGACCCGGCCAAGGCCGCCACCGGGATCGAGACCGCGCTGAACCAGTACTCCAACGTCGCCGGCATCTACAACCAGAGCGACGCGACCTTCTTCCCGACGATCCTCGACACCCTCGAGTCGATCGGCAAGCTCATCCCGGTCGGCGAGCCCGGTCACATCGTGCAGGTCTCGGTCGACGCGAGCCCCATGGCGATGACCGCGATCCGCGACGGCTGGCTCGACGCCGCCATCGCCCAGCCGATGACCGACTACATCGACTACGGCGCGGACTACCTCACGCGCGCCATCGAGGGTGAGACCTTCGCTCCCGGTGAGACCGATCACGGCAGCGTCATCGAGGAGCGCAACGGCAACCTGGTCGACCTTCTGCCGACCCCGGTCGTCACCAAGGAGAACGTCGACGACCCGGACCTCTGGGGCAACAAGCAGTTCGCCCTGGACGCCTTCGGCGCCGCGTAA
- a CDS encoding sugar ABC transporter ATP-binding protein — protein MTASPTTVPVTVPAIEIDGVSKTYGATRALQDVSVSILPGQVHGLIGRNGAGKSTLLRMITGLETPDTGSVRFFGSEAPPASDPKAWQQRVACVYQRPSVFANLTIAENLFTGRLPQRGAGVSWRRMQEESERILTEWNINLDPKMLLADAPLEERQMLTIAKALEAGTRIVLLDEPTVQLEGAAIRRLFDKVQELQAAGVTFVFVSHFLREVTAICDSATVLRDGKLLWSRLGDEIRSDDLVDALLAGQEQRRHRAESTAASDAQASHAIALAVENATDREGAFTDVSFTVAPGEIVAIGGVGGSGKYSVGEAIAGLRKTATGGIIVNGEPVAAGNVKASQRAGIGFVPADRHRDGYVPQLSVAENMTMGVMDQIAPRGFFSPRKRTEISRDLIADVALVPPDPSLAVSGLSGGNQQKVVLARALARNPRVLVLISPTAGVDIAAKDAIYALMLRALGDGVAVVLISDDVEELLVSPRVLIMREGRIGAELREPTEEDIVRAIEGLE, from the coding sequence ATGACCGCTTCACCGACCACCGTGCCCGTCACCGTGCCCGCCATCGAGATCGATGGCGTCAGCAAGACGTACGGTGCGACGAGAGCCCTCCAAGACGTCTCCGTCTCGATCCTGCCCGGACAGGTGCACGGCCTGATCGGCCGCAACGGCGCCGGCAAGTCCACGCTCCTGCGCATGATCACCGGCCTCGAGACCCCCGACACCGGGAGCGTGAGGTTCTTCGGATCCGAGGCTCCACCCGCATCCGATCCGAAAGCGTGGCAGCAGCGCGTCGCGTGCGTCTACCAGCGTCCCTCGGTCTTCGCGAACCTCACCATCGCGGAGAACCTCTTCACGGGCCGGCTGCCGCAGCGCGGCGCCGGGGTGTCGTGGCGGCGCATGCAGGAGGAGTCCGAGCGCATCCTCACCGAGTGGAACATCAACCTCGACCCGAAGATGCTGCTGGCCGATGCGCCGCTGGAAGAGCGGCAGATGCTGACGATCGCGAAGGCGCTGGAGGCGGGCACCCGCATCGTGCTGCTCGACGAGCCGACCGTGCAGCTCGAGGGCGCGGCGATCCGGCGACTGTTCGACAAGGTGCAGGAGCTCCAGGCGGCGGGCGTGACGTTCGTCTTCGTCTCGCACTTCCTGCGCGAAGTGACGGCGATCTGCGACTCCGCGACGGTGCTGCGCGACGGCAAGCTGCTCTGGTCTCGGCTGGGCGACGAGATCCGATCCGACGATCTCGTCGATGCGCTGCTCGCCGGACAGGAACAGCGGCGGCACCGGGCGGAGTCGACGGCCGCATCCGATGCGCAGGCATCGCACGCCATCGCCCTCGCCGTCGAGAATGCGACCGACCGGGAGGGCGCGTTCACCGACGTGTCGTTCACGGTCGCGCCGGGCGAGATCGTGGCGATCGGCGGCGTCGGCGGGTCGGGCAAGTACTCCGTCGGCGAGGCGATCGCGGGCCTGCGCAAGACCGCCACCGGGGGCATCATCGTCAACGGCGAGCCCGTCGCCGCAGGCAACGTCAAGGCCAGTCAGCGCGCCGGCATCGGGTTCGTCCCCGCCGACCGGCACCGCGACGGATACGTGCCGCAGCTCAGCGTCGCCGAGAACATGACCATGGGCGTGATGGACCAGATCGCCCCGCGGGGATTCTTCTCCCCCCGCAAGCGCACCGAGATCTCGCGCGACCTCATCGCCGACGTCGCCCTGGTGCCCCCGGATCCGTCGCTGGCGGTGTCGGGACTCAGTGGCGGCAACCAGCAGAAGGTGGTGCTCGCGCGCGCCCTCGCCCGCAATCCGCGCGTGCTCGTCCTCATCTCGCCGACCGCGGGCGTCGACATCGCGGCGAAGGACGCGATCTACGCCCTCATGCTCCGCGCCCTCGGCGACGGCGTCGCCGTGGTGCTGATCTCCGACGACGTCGAGGAGCTGCTCGTCAGCCCCCGCGTCCTCATCATGCGGGAGGGGCGCATCGGCGCCGAGCTCCGCGAACCGACCGAAGAAGACATCGTTCGAGCCATCGAAGGCCTGGAGTGA
- a CDS encoding ABC transporter permease, with protein MRTTVIRTPAAKNPFARTVVKNVRELSVLPGLVIVAIIGAVVSPAFLSAANLTLILRQSAELGIVVIGLTFILLTGKLDISLESTVGLAPMVAAWLLIPAAVGGLGTEINEFGAIGITIGIGMLVGLFNGFLVVKVKLDPFIVTLAMLILLRGITLGISEGKTLAGLPEAFRYVGSARWAGIPAAIWITGILFLIAGLLLRYTSWGRALYAIGGNAEAARAAGIRVDFVLITAFVAASALAAFAGLMLAGRLASVTSGMGENLIFSALAAAVIGGVQLTGGQGRIVGALMGVLLLGTLTNVLTLAGVPTFWINAVYGAVILLALLVGRLGAKPGVR; from the coding sequence GTGCGAACCACCGTCATCCGTACCCCCGCCGCGAAGAACCCCTTCGCGCGCACCGTCGTGAAGAACGTCCGCGAGCTGAGCGTGCTGCCCGGCCTCGTGATCGTGGCGATCATCGGCGCGGTCGTGAGCCCCGCGTTCCTGTCGGCGGCGAACCTTACGCTGATCCTGCGCCAGTCGGCGGAGCTCGGCATCGTCGTGATCGGTCTGACCTTCATCCTGCTCACCGGCAAGCTCGACATCTCGCTCGAGTCGACCGTGGGGCTGGCGCCCATGGTCGCCGCGTGGCTGCTCATCCCCGCCGCCGTCGGCGGTCTCGGAACCGAGATCAACGAGTTCGGCGCGATCGGCATCACGATCGGGATCGGGATGCTGGTCGGACTGTTCAACGGATTCCTCGTCGTGAAGGTGAAACTCGACCCCTTCATCGTCACGTTGGCGATGCTGATCCTCCTGCGCGGCATCACGCTCGGCATCAGCGAGGGGAAGACCCTCGCCGGCCTCCCCGAGGCCTTCCGTTACGTCGGGTCGGCCCGGTGGGCGGGGATCCCCGCGGCGATCTGGATCACCGGCATCCTCTTCCTCATCGCCGGCCTGCTCCTGCGTTACACCTCGTGGGGACGCGCCCTCTACGCGATCGGCGGCAACGCCGAGGCCGCGCGTGCGGCCGGCATCCGGGTCGACTTCGTGCTCATCACGGCCTTCGTCGCGGCCAGTGCGCTCGCCGCGTTCGCCGGCCTGATGCTCGCCGGGCGTCTCGCCTCGGTCACGAGCGGCATGGGCGAGAACCTCATCTTCAGCGCTCTCGCCGCCGCCGTCATCGGGGGCGTGCAGCTCACGGGAGGACAGGGCCGGATCGTCGGCGCGCTCATGGGCGTGCTACTGCTCGGTACGCTGACCAACGTCCTCACGCTCGCGGGCGTCCCGACCTTCTGGATCAACGCCGTCTACGGCGCCGTCATCCTGCTCGCCCTCCTCGTCGGGCGCCTCGGCGCCAAGCCGGGTGTGAGATGA
- a CDS encoding SIS domain-containing protein: MSEFREISATVVQELGEVFRRVPLDNIEAALDALESHQRIFVLGIGREGLGSKAFAMRLTHFGKTVHWGWDDTTPAVTADDLFIMPSGPANIPHLHYIAEQVKKTGATLLVATAVPDGPTAQLADIVLTVPAHTYGADDPSGLVPTIQAMGSLFEQSLWIFWDVLYLMLVRRTGAKFDDLVARHRNFE, encoded by the coding sequence ATGTCGGAATTCCGCGAGATCAGCGCCACCGTCGTCCAGGAACTCGGCGAGGTCTTCCGCCGGGTGCCGCTCGACAACATCGAGGCCGCCCTCGACGCGCTCGAGAGCCACCAGCGCATCTTCGTGCTCGGCATCGGGCGCGAGGGGCTGGGGTCGAAGGCGTTCGCCATGCGCCTGACGCATTTCGGCAAGACCGTGCACTGGGGGTGGGACGACACGACCCCCGCGGTGACCGCCGACGACCTGTTCATCATGCCGTCGGGCCCGGCGAACATCCCTCACCTCCACTACATCGCCGAGCAGGTGAAGAAGACCGGTGCGACGCTGCTCGTGGCCACCGCCGTGCCCGACGGGCCGACCGCACAGCTCGCCGACATCGTGCTGACCGTTCCGGCCCACACCTACGGTGCCGACGACCCGAGCGGTCTCGTGCCGACCATCCAGGCGATGGGGAGCCTCTTCGAGCAGTCGCTCTGGATCTTCTGGGACGTGCTGTACCTCATGCTGGTGCGGCGCACCGGGGCGAAGTTCGACGACCTCGTCGCCCGCCACCGCAACTTCGAATGA